A portion of the Pseudomonas protegens CHA0 genome contains these proteins:
- the trpD gene encoding anthranilate phosphoribosyltransferase yields the protein MDIKTALSRIVGHLDLSTEEMRSVMREIMTGQCTDAQIGAFMMAMRMKSESIDEIVGAVSAMRELADRVELKTLDGVVDVVGTGGDGANIFNVSTASSFVVAAAGCTVAKHGNRAVSGKSGSADLLEAAGIYLNLTPVQVARCIDNVGIGFMFAQSHHGAMKYAAGPRRDLGLRTLFNMLGPLTNPAGVKHQVVGVFTQALCRPLAEVLQRLGSKHVLVVHSQDGLDEFSLAAPTYVAELKNDQITEYWVQPEDLGMKSQSLFGLVVESPAASLELIRDALGRRKTEHGQKAAEMIVLNAGAALYAADHASSLKEGVALAHDALHTGLAREKLEELGAFTAVFKQENEG from the coding sequence ATGGATATCAAGACTGCCTTGAGCCGTATCGTCGGCCACCTGGACCTGAGCACCGAAGAAATGCGTTCGGTAATGCGTGAAATCATGACCGGCCAATGCACCGATGCGCAGATTGGCGCCTTCATGATGGCCATGCGCATGAAAAGCGAAAGCATCGACGAGATCGTCGGTGCGGTATCGGCAATGCGCGAGCTGGCGGACCGGGTCGAGCTGAAAACCCTGGATGGCGTGGTGGATGTAGTGGGCACCGGCGGCGACGGGGCGAACATCTTCAACGTGTCCACGGCTTCCTCCTTTGTGGTCGCAGCGGCCGGTTGCACTGTGGCCAAGCACGGCAACCGCGCGGTGTCCGGCAAGAGCGGCAGCGCCGACCTGCTGGAAGCGGCAGGGATCTATTTGAACCTGACCCCGGTCCAGGTGGCGCGCTGCATCGATAACGTCGGCATCGGCTTCATGTTTGCCCAGTCCCATCACGGGGCGATGAAATATGCCGCCGGCCCGCGTCGCGACCTTGGCCTGCGCACCCTGTTCAACATGCTCGGCCCGCTTACGAATCCGGCCGGAGTCAAGCATCAGGTGGTAGGCGTGTTCACTCAGGCGTTGTGCCGGCCCTTGGCCGAAGTCTTGCAACGCCTGGGCAGCAAGCACGTTCTGGTGGTGCATTCCCAGGATGGTCTGGACGAGTTCAGCCTGGCTGCGCCCACCTATGTGGCCGAGCTGAAGAATGACCAGATCACCGAGTACTGGGTACAGCCCGAGGATCTGGGCATGAAGAGCCAGAGTCTGTTCGGCCTGGTGGTGGAAAGCCCGGCGGCCTCCCTGGAGCTGATCCGCGATGCCCTGGGGCGCCGCAAGACCGAGCATGGCCAGAAGGCCGCCGAAATGATTGTGCTCAATGCGGGTGCGGCGCTGTATGCCGCCGATCATGCCAGTAGCCTGAAAGAGGGCGTGGCCCTGGCTCACGACGCCTTGCACACCGGCCTGGCCCGGGAGAAGCTCGAAGAGCTGGGTGCCTTTACCGCGGTGTTCAAGCAGGAGAATGAAGGATGA
- a CDS encoding aminodeoxychorismate/anthranilate synthase component II has protein sequence MLLMIDNYDSFTYNVVQYLGELGAEVKVVRNDELTVAQIEALKPERIVVSPGPCTPTEAGISIEAIKHFAGKLPILGVCLGHQSIGQAFGGQVVRARQVMHGKISPVFHRDLGVFNGLNMPLTVTRYHSLVVKHESLPECLEVTAWTQLEDGSVDEIMGLRHKTLNIEGVQFHPESILTEQGHELFANFLKQSGGTR, from the coding sequence ATGCTGCTGATGATTGATAACTACGACTCCTTCACCTACAACGTCGTCCAGTACCTGGGCGAGTTGGGAGCTGAGGTGAAGGTAGTGCGCAATGACGAACTGACCGTGGCTCAGATCGAGGCGCTCAAGCCCGAGCGCATCGTGGTCTCGCCCGGGCCTTGCACGCCGACCGAAGCCGGTATTTCCATCGAGGCGATCAAGCATTTCGCCGGCAAGCTGCCGATTCTCGGCGTATGCCTGGGGCATCAGTCCATCGGCCAGGCCTTTGGCGGCCAGGTGGTGCGTGCCCGGCAAGTGATGCACGGCAAGATCAGCCCGGTGTTCCACCGTGACCTGGGGGTGTTCAACGGCCTGAACATGCCGCTGACCGTAACCCGTTACCACTCGCTGGTGGTCAAGCACGAGAGCTTGCCCGAGTGCCTCGAAGTCACGGCCTGGACCCAGCTGGAAGACGGCTCCGTCGACGAGATCATGGGGTTGCGCCACAAGACGCTGAATATCGAGGGGGTGCAATTTCACCCCGAGTCTATTCTCACCGAGCAGGGCCACGAGCTGTTCGCCAACTTTCTCAAACAGAGCGGCGGCACGCGCTAA
- a CDS encoding ABC transporter ATP-binding protein, whose amino-acid sequence MTVHPSDKPLLEIHDLRIEGHYQDAWHPLIKGIDLSLQRGEVLGLIGESGAGKSTLGLASMGYVRDGCRITGGSVRFDGQELVGAKPEALRKLRGLRIAYVAQSAAASFNPAHRLIDQHVETAVRNAGIDRAKAQAEAVELYRILRLPNPEQIGQRYPHQVSGGQLQRVMTAMAMACHPDLIIFDEPTTALDVTTQIEVLVAIRDAVKTYGSAALYISHDLAVVAQMADRIMVLRHGKLVEEADTRTMLDAPQQDYTKSLWAVRSLRTEPKPCPPQATPLLEVRKASASYGHQPVLHDVSLKLYRGQTLAVIGESGSGKSSTARLITGLLPPTSGQVLYDGKALPADYRQRSKEQLRRLQMIYQIPDTALNPRQRIVDIIGRPLSFYLGLKGQALRQRVAELLEMIELDPALYMDRQPRELSGGQKQRICIARALAAEPQLIICDEVTSALDQLVAEGVLKLLNRIQQQLGVAYLFITHDVATVRAIADEVLVMQRGKVVDHGCREEIFTPPYRDYTGLLFSSEPEMDPDWLDHLLEKRALVS is encoded by the coding sequence ATGACCGTTCATCCAAGTGACAAGCCGCTACTGGAAATCCACGACCTGCGTATTGAAGGCCATTATCAGGACGCTTGGCACCCGCTGATCAAAGGCATCGACTTGAGCTTGCAGCGGGGCGAAGTACTGGGCCTGATTGGTGAATCGGGGGCGGGAAAGTCGACTCTGGGCCTGGCCTCCATGGGTTATGTGCGCGACGGTTGCCGTATCACGGGTGGCTCGGTGCGCTTCGATGGCCAGGAACTGGTGGGCGCCAAGCCCGAAGCCCTGCGCAAGCTGCGCGGCCTGCGTATCGCCTATGTCGCGCAAAGCGCGGCGGCCTCGTTCAACCCCGCGCACCGGCTGATCGACCAGCATGTCGAAACCGCGGTAAGGAACGCTGGTATCGACCGTGCCAAGGCACAAGCCGAAGCAGTGGAGCTCTACCGCATACTGCGTCTGCCCAACCCCGAGCAGATCGGCCAGCGCTACCCGCACCAGGTCTCCGGCGGTCAGTTGCAACGGGTGATGACCGCCATGGCCATGGCCTGCCACCCGGACCTGATCATCTTCGACGAACCGACCACGGCGCTGGATGTCACCACCCAGATCGAAGTGCTGGTGGCGATTCGCGATGCGGTGAAAACCTACGGGAGCGCCGCCTTGTACATCAGCCACGACCTGGCAGTGGTGGCGCAAATGGCCGATCGCATCATGGTTCTGCGTCACGGCAAGTTGGTGGAGGAGGCCGACACCCGGACCATGCTCGACGCCCCGCAGCAGGATTACACCAAATCGCTGTGGGCAGTACGTAGCTTGCGCACCGAACCCAAGCCGTGCCCACCGCAGGCAACACCGCTGCTGGAGGTACGCAAGGCCAGCGCCAGCTACGGCCATCAGCCGGTGCTGCATGATGTCTCGCTCAAGCTCTATCGTGGCCAGACCCTGGCGGTGATCGGCGAGTCGGGCAGCGGCAAGAGCTCTACGGCACGCTTGATCACCGGGTTGTTGCCGCCGACCAGCGGCCAGGTGTTGTATGACGGAAAAGCGCTGCCAGCTGATTATCGCCAGCGCAGCAAGGAGCAATTGCGCCGATTGCAGATGATTTACCAGATCCCCGACACCGCGCTCAACCCGCGCCAGCGCATCGTCGACATCATCGGCCGGCCGCTGAGTTTCTACCTCGGCCTCAAGGGCCAGGCGCTGCGCCAGCGGGTCGCCGAGCTATTGGAGATGATCGAGCTGGACCCGGCGTTGTACATGGATCGCCAGCCCCGCGAACTGTCTGGCGGGCAGAAGCAGCGAATCTGTATCGCCCGGGCTCTGGCGGCCGAGCCGCAACTGATCATCTGCGACGAAGTCACCTCGGCCCTCGACCAACTGGTGGCCGAAGGCGTTCTGAAGCTGCTCAACCGCATCCAGCAGCAACTGGGCGTGGCCTACTTGTTCATCACCCACGACGTCGCCACCGTGCGCGCCATTGCCGACGAGGTACTGGTGATGCAGCGTGGGAAGGTGGTCGATCACGGCTGCCGGGAGGAGATCTTTACCCCGCCGTACCGCGACTACACCGGCTTGTTGTTCTCCAGTGAGCCAGAAATGGATCCGGACTGGCTCGACCATTTGCTGGAGAAAAGGGCGCTGGTTTCCTGA
- a CDS encoding ABC transporter permease, with protein sequence MSLIKALLRAPMSAQFGLLVIVAYILVALFAPVLAPYGETEVVGEGFAPWGGQFLLGTDNLGRDMFSRLVYGARNTLGIAFLTTLLAFAVGGFCGLVAAIRGGWIDQGLSRLVDILMAIPQLIFALLILSVVGTNATSLVLVIALLDATRVFRLSRAVAMTVVVQDFVEAARLRGEGLWWLVSREVLPNAAAPLIAEFGLRFCFVFLFISALSFLGLGIQPPTADWGSMVRDNAVLITFGDISPLLPALAVALITVSVNFVVDWVLHLSSGLKEC encoded by the coding sequence ATGAGCCTGATCAAAGCGTTGTTGCGGGCGCCCATGAGCGCCCAGTTCGGCCTGCTGGTGATTGTTGCCTACATACTGGTGGCGCTGTTCGCGCCGGTGCTGGCGCCGTATGGCGAGACTGAAGTGGTCGGCGAAGGTTTTGCGCCCTGGGGCGGGCAGTTCCTGCTGGGTACCGATAACCTGGGCCGCGACATGTTCAGCCGCCTGGTGTATGGCGCGCGCAACACTCTGGGGATTGCCTTCCTGACGACGCTATTGGCCTTTGCCGTCGGCGGTTTCTGCGGGCTGGTAGCGGCGATCAGGGGCGGCTGGATCGACCAGGGCCTGTCGCGGCTGGTGGATATCCTCATGGCCATCCCGCAGCTGATCTTTGCCTTGCTGATCCTCAGCGTGGTCGGCACCAACGCCACCTCGCTGGTGCTGGTGATCGCGCTGCTGGATGCCACCCGGGTGTTTCGCCTGTCACGGGCGGTGGCGATGACCGTGGTGGTCCAGGACTTCGTCGAGGCCGCCCGGCTGCGTGGGGAAGGGCTGTGGTGGCTGGTCAGCCGCGAGGTGCTGCCCAATGCCGCCGCGCCGCTGATTGCCGAGTTCGGCCTGCGTTTTTGCTTCGTGTTTCTGTTCATCAGTGCGTTGTCGTTCCTGGGCCTGGGCATCCAGCCGCCGACCGCCGACTGGGGCAGCATGGTCCGCGACAATGCCGTGCTGATCACCTTCGGCGATATCAGCCCGCTGCTGCCGGCCCTGGCAGTGGCGCTGATCACCGTCAGCGTCAACTTTGTCGTGGACTGGGTGCTGCATCTTTCCAGCGGCCTGAAGGAGTGCTGA
- a CDS encoding ABC transporter permease, producing MNSLCKLLLQRLALGLLSLLAVSVIIFLAVGMLPGDVAQAMLGQAATPETVAAFRAQLGLDLPPLTRFGHWAWQLLHGDLGLSLANQRPIAELIGTRLGNTFTLALLAALVSVPVALLLGMLAALYRNSWFDRLLNTSALSAVSFPEFFVAYILILVFAVKLNWLPSISNLAPGASFAEVLERSLLPVLTLSLVVVAQMMRMTRAALINVLASPYIEMARLKGISQARIIFHHALPNALAPIINVVALNLAYLVVGVVVVEVVFVYPGLGQLLVDSVSKRDIPVVQACSLIFAATYILLNTTADVLSIASNPRLMHPKG from the coding sequence GTGAATAGCCTTTGCAAACTGTTGCTCCAGCGCCTGGCCCTGGGCCTGTTGTCGCTGTTGGCGGTGTCGGTGATCATCTTCCTGGCCGTTGGCATGCTCCCGGGCGATGTCGCCCAGGCCATGCTCGGCCAGGCGGCAACTCCCGAGACCGTCGCTGCCTTCCGTGCCCAACTGGGCCTGGACCTGCCGCCGCTGACCCGCTTCGGCCACTGGGCCTGGCAACTGCTGCACGGTGACCTGGGCCTGTCGCTGGCCAACCAGCGGCCGATTGCCGAGCTGATCGGCACGCGCCTGGGCAACACCTTTACCCTGGCCTTGCTGGCGGCGCTGGTGTCGGTGCCGGTAGCCTTGCTGCTGGGCATGCTCGCGGCGCTGTACCGCAACAGTTGGTTCGACCGCCTGCTCAACACCAGCGCCCTGAGCGCGGTGTCGTTCCCGGAGTTTTTCGTCGCCTATATCCTGATCCTGGTGTTCGCGGTCAAGCTCAACTGGTTGCCGAGTATCTCCAACCTGGCTCCGGGGGCATCGTTCGCCGAGGTGCTGGAGCGCTCGCTACTGCCGGTGCTGACCCTGAGCCTGGTGGTGGTCGCGCAAATGATGCGCATGACCCGCGCGGCCTTGATCAACGTGCTGGCCAGCCCCTATATCGAGATGGCCCGGCTCAAGGGCATCAGCCAGGCGCGGATCATCTTCCACCACGCCTTGCCCAATGCCCTGGCACCGATCATCAATGTGGTGGCACTGAACCTGGCCTACCTGGTGGTCGGCGTGGTGGTGGTCGAGGTGGTGTTCGTCTATCCGGGGCTCGGCCAGTTACTGGTCGACTCGGTGTCCAAGCGCGATATCCCGGTGGTGCAGGCCTGCAGCCTGATCTTCGCCGCCACCTACATCCTGCTCAATACCACGGCCGACGTGCTGTCGATTGCCAGCAACCCACGCCTGATGCATCCGAAGGGGTAA
- a CDS encoding ABC transporter substrate-binding protein: MSDNNNKITQAMHDSGLPRRDFLKYSAAAVAVAGAFSMGLPQRGWAGEATPKAGGVLRMGLAGGSTTDSRDPGSWSDTFTFVGFSAVYNTLSEIGVDGTAIPELAERWESSPDARIWTFTLRQGVTFHNGKTLDAGDVVASIGHHLGDKSTSAAKTVLGDVAKVSAQGNDTVVFELHSGNADFAYVVADYHLVIMPAKDGAADWQAGIGTGGYRLKGFEPGVRMDLERSPDYWKAGRAHFASAELLAIADGAARVNALVTGQVDVINKVDLKTVALLKRNPNLVIEETKGAQHYTFPMLTDSQQFQDNNIRLALKHAINRETLLASVLYGYGQIGNDHPIQPGSRFINSALEQRGYDPDKARFYLRQAGVDSLKVRLQASDAAYTGAVDASVLFKEQARQAGIDIDVVREPADGFFSNVWMKQPFTTSFWYSSLTADRMFSIGYAKGAAWNETHWDNARFNQLLNAARGEMNAPLRQEMYNEMQALCRDEGGAIVPLFASSVAARSKRVAHGGLTAPYGELDGLRLIERWWQA; encoded by the coding sequence ATGAGCGATAACAACAACAAAATAACTCAAGCGATGCACGACAGCGGCCTGCCGCGTCGGGATTTTCTCAAGTACAGCGCAGCGGCGGTTGCCGTGGCCGGGGCGTTTTCAATGGGCTTGCCGCAACGCGGCTGGGCCGGGGAGGCCACCCCGAAAGCGGGCGGCGTGCTACGCATGGGCCTGGCCGGTGGCAGTACTACCGATTCTCGTGATCCAGGTTCATGGAGCGACACCTTTACCTTTGTCGGTTTCTCGGCGGTGTACAACACCCTGAGCGAAATCGGCGTCGATGGCACGGCGATCCCCGAGCTTGCCGAGCGCTGGGAATCCAGCCCCGATGCACGCATCTGGACCTTCACCTTGCGCCAGGGGGTGACCTTCCATAACGGCAAGACTCTGGATGCCGGCGATGTGGTCGCCTCAATCGGGCATCACCTGGGCGACAAGTCCACCTCGGCGGCCAAGACCGTGCTCGGCGATGTTGCCAAGGTCAGCGCCCAGGGCAATGACACCGTGGTGTTCGAACTGCATTCGGGCAATGCCGACTTCGCCTACGTGGTGGCCGATTATCACCTGGTGATCATGCCCGCCAAGGACGGCGCCGCCGACTGGCAGGCCGGGATCGGCACCGGCGGTTATCGCCTCAAGGGCTTCGAACCCGGCGTGCGCATGGACCTTGAGCGCAGCCCGGATTACTGGAAAGCCGGCCGCGCGCATTTCGCCAGCGCCGAGCTGCTGGCCATCGCCGATGGCGCCGCGCGGGTCAACGCCCTGGTCACCGGCCAGGTCGATGTGATCAACAAGGTCGATCTCAAGACTGTCGCCTTGCTCAAGCGCAACCCCAATCTGGTCATCGAAGAGACCAAGGGAGCCCAGCACTACACCTTCCCGATGCTGACCGACAGCCAGCAGTTCCAGGACAACAACATCCGTCTGGCGCTCAAACATGCGATCAACCGCGAAACCCTGCTGGCCTCGGTGCTTTATGGCTATGGCCAGATTGGCAACGACCACCCGATCCAGCCCGGTAGTCGCTTCATCAACAGCGCCCTGGAGCAGCGTGGCTATGACCCGGACAAGGCGCGTTTCTACCTGCGCCAGGCCGGGGTCGACTCTCTCAAGGTGCGCCTGCAGGCCTCTGATGCCGCTTACACCGGCGCGGTGGATGCCTCGGTGCTGTTCAAGGAGCAGGCACGCCAGGCCGGTATCGACATCGACGTGGTGCGCGAACCTGCCGACGGCTTTTTTTCCAATGTGTGGATGAAGCAGCCCTTCACCACCTCGTTCTGGTACAGCAGCCTGACCGCCGACCGCATGTTCAGCATCGGCTACGCCAAGGGCGCGGCATGGAACGAGACGCACTGGGACAACGCCCGTTTCAACCAGCTGCTCAACGCCGCTCGCGGCGAGATGAACGCGCCGCTGCGCCAGGAGATGTACAACGAAATGCAGGCCCTGTGCCGTGACGAGGGCGGGGCGATCGTGCCGCTGTTCGCAAGCTCCGTGGCCGCACGCTCCAAGCGCGTGGCCCACGGCGGGCTGACCGCGCCCTATGGCGAGCTCGACGGCCTGCGCTTGATCGAGCGCTGGTGGCAGGCGTAA
- a CDS encoding Rrf2 family transcriptional regulator, which yields MSQSTRLITASYILSFVAANAPQRLRTETIAKWVKTHPTRVRSLVSLMVKANILKSWRGAHGGLTLARPASDITLREVYDAVQESSLIAEKIDNPFSGMEEHCKVFDVFTRLFAMLEANMRLDLGTITADQLFVAFEKPQENIRQA from the coding sequence ATGAGTCAGTCGACCCGCCTGATCACCGCCTCATACATCCTCTCGTTCGTAGCGGCCAACGCGCCGCAGAGGTTGCGTACCGAGACCATTGCCAAGTGGGTCAAGACTCATCCCACCCGGGTACGCAGTCTCGTGTCGTTGATGGTCAAAGCCAATATTCTGAAGTCATGGCGCGGCGCCCACGGCGGCCTGACCCTCGCACGCCCAGCCAGCGATATCACCTTGCGTGAGGTCTATGACGCCGTACAGGAAAGCTCGCTGATCGCCGAGAAGATCGACAACCCGTTCTCAGGCATGGAAGAACATTGCAAGGTATTCGATGTATTCACCCGCCTGTTCGCCATGCTTGAAGCCAACATGCGCCTGGACCTTGGCACTATCACCGCAGACCAACTGTTCGTTGCCTTCGAAAAGCCGCAGGAAAATATCAGGCAGGCCTAA
- the trpE gene encoding anthranilate synthase component I — MIREEFLRLAAAGYNRIPLACETLADFDTPLSIYLKLADQPNSYLLESVQGGEKWGRYSIIGLPCRTVLRVHGFQVSVTHDGVEIESHEVADPLAFVEEFKARYNVPTIAGLPRFNGGLVGYFGYDCVRYVEPRLGPCPNPDPIGVPDILLMVSDAVVVFDNLAGKVHAIVLADPGQDNAFEAGQARLQELLAQLRQPITPRPGLDFSKQLAADPLFRSSFTQADYERAVDTIKEYILAGDCMQVVPSQRMSIDFSAAPIDLYRALRCFNPTPYMYFFNFGDFHVVGSSPEVLVRVEDNLITVRPIAGTRPRGASEEADLALEQDLLSDAKEIAEHLMLIDLGRNDTGRVSEIGSVKLTEKMVIERYSNVMHIVSNVTGQLKAGLTAMDALRAILPAGTLSGAPKIRAMEIIDELEPVKRGIYGGAVGYFAWNGNMDTAIAIRTAVIKNGELHVQAGGGIVADSVPTLEWEETLNKRRAMFRAVALAEQTPASKA; from the coding sequence ATGATTCGCGAAGAATTCCTGCGTTTGGCCGCAGCCGGTTACAACCGTATCCCGCTGGCCTGCGAAACCCTTGCCGACTTCGATACCCCGCTGTCGATCTACCTGAAACTGGCCGACCAGCCCAACTCCTATCTGCTGGAGTCGGTGCAGGGCGGTGAGAAATGGGGGCGTTACTCGATCATCGGCCTGCCGTGCCGCACTGTGCTGCGGGTGCACGGCTTCCAGGTCAGCGTGACCCATGATGGCGTGGAGATCGAAAGTCACGAAGTGGCCGACCCGCTGGCCTTCGTCGAGGAATTCAAAGCCCGCTACAACGTCCCGACCATTGCCGGCCTGCCGCGTTTCAACGGTGGCCTGGTGGGCTATTTCGGCTATGACTGCGTGCGTTATGTCGAGCCGCGCCTGGGCCCGTGCCCGAACCCGGATCCGATCGGTGTGCCGGATATCCTGCTGATGGTCTCCGACGCGGTAGTGGTGTTCGACAACCTGGCGGGCAAGGTGCACGCCATCGTGCTGGCCGACCCTGGCCAGGACAACGCCTTCGAAGCCGGCCAGGCACGTTTGCAGGAATTGCTGGCGCAACTGCGCCAGCCGATCACTCCGCGTCCGGGCCTGGATTTCAGCAAGCAGCTGGCCGCCGATCCGCTGTTCCGCTCCAGCTTTACCCAGGCTGACTATGAACGGGCCGTGGACACCATCAAGGAATACATCCTGGCCGGTGACTGCATGCAGGTGGTGCCGTCCCAGCGCATGTCCATCGATTTTTCGGCGGCGCCCATCGACCTGTACCGGGCGCTGCGCTGCTTCAACCCGACCCCTTACATGTACTTCTTCAACTTCGGTGATTTCCATGTAGTGGGCAGCTCGCCGGAAGTGCTGGTGCGGGTCGAAGACAACCTGATCACTGTGCGGCCGATCGCCGGTACCCGCCCGCGGGGCGCCTCCGAGGAAGCGGACCTGGCCCTGGAGCAGGACCTGCTGTCGGACGCCAAGGAGATCGCCGAGCACCTGATGCTGATCGACTTGGGACGCAACGACACCGGTCGGGTCTCGGAAATCGGTTCGGTGAAACTCACCGAAAAGATGGTCATCGAGCGCTATTCCAACGTGATGCACATCGTTTCCAACGTCACCGGCCAGCTCAAGGCCGGGCTGACGGCCATGGATGCGCTGCGGGCGATCCTGCCGGCGGGCACCCTGTCCGGCGCACCGAAAATCCGTGCGATGGAAATCATCGACGAGCTGGAACCGGTCAAGCGTGGGATCTATGGCGGCGCCGTGGGTTACTTCGCCTGGAACGGCAACATGGACACCGCCATTGCCATTCGCACGGCGGTGATCAAGAACGGCGAGCTGCATGTACAGGCCGGCGGCGGGATTGTTGCCGACTCGGTGCCGACCCTGGAGTGGGAAGAGACGCTGAACAAGCGTCGCGCAATGTTCCGTGCCGTGGCACTGGCGGAACAGACCCCTGCATCCAAGGCTTGA
- a CDS encoding phosphoglycolate phosphatase, with amino-acid sequence MSAFEQLFQGRLPRLVMFDLDGTLVDSVPDLAAAVDQMLLKLGRKPAGVEAVREWVGNGAPMLVRRALANSLEAQGVDDVEAEYALELFNTAYEDSHELTVVYPGARETLKWLHKQGVEMALITNKPERFVAPLLDQMKIGRYFRWIIGGDTLPQKKPDPAALFFVMKMASVPASQSLFVGDSRSDVLAAKAAGVKCVALSYGYNHGRPIAEESPALVIDNLRALIPGCLEPAAEITLPDAVPSHSGNSIVVVTRKLWMKVIKALARWRWRA; translated from the coding sequence ATGAGCGCCTTTGAGCAGCTGTTCCAGGGGCGCCTGCCACGGCTGGTGATGTTCGACCTGGATGGCACCCTGGTCGATTCGGTACCGGACCTTGCGGCCGCCGTGGATCAGATGCTGCTCAAGCTGGGGCGCAAGCCTGCCGGTGTCGAGGCGGTGCGTGAGTGGGTTGGCAACGGTGCGCCCATGCTGGTGCGCCGGGCCCTGGCCAACAGCCTGGAGGCCCAGGGTGTCGACGATGTCGAGGCCGAGTATGCGCTGGAGCTGTTCAATACCGCCTACGAGGACAGCCACGAGTTGACCGTGGTCTATCCCGGTGCGCGCGAGACTCTCAAGTGGCTGCACAAGCAGGGCGTGGAAATGGCCCTGATTACCAACAAGCCCGAGCGTTTCGTGGCCCCCTTGCTGGACCAGATGAAAATCGGTCGGTATTTCCGCTGGATCATCGGCGGCGATACCCTGCCGCAGAAGAAACCCGACCCGGCGGCGCTGTTCTTTGTGATGAAGATGGCCAGCGTGCCGGCCTCGCAATCACTGTTCGTCGGCGATTCGCGCAGTGACGTGCTGGCAGCCAAGGCGGCGGGGGTCAAGTGCGTCGCCCTGAGCTACGGCTACAACCACGGCCGGCCGATTGCCGAGGAGTCGCCGGCGCTGGTGATCGACAACCTGCGGGCGCTGATCCCCGGTTGCTTAGAACCTGCCGCTGAGATAACGTTGCCCGACGCTGTTCCATCCCATTCTGGAAACTCCATCGTGGTGGTCACTCGCAAACTCTGGATGAAAGTCATCAAGGCCCTGGCCCGCTGGCGTTGGCGCGCCTGA
- the rpe gene encoding ribulose-phosphate 3-epimerase, with protein sequence MQPFAIAPSILSADFARLGEEVDNVLAAGADIVHFDVMDNHYVPNLTIGPMVCAALRKYGITAPIDAHLMVTPVDRIIGDFIEAGATYITFHPEATLHVDRSLQMIREGGCKAGLVFNPATPLDVLKYVMDKVDMVLLMSVNPGFGGQKFIPGTLDKLREARALIDASGRDIRLEIDGGVNVGNIREIAAAGADTFVAGSAIFNAPNYQEVIEKMRAELALARP encoded by the coding sequence ATGCAGCCCTTCGCTATTGCTCCGTCGATTCTCTCCGCCGACTTCGCCCGTCTGGGCGAGGAAGTGGACAATGTCCTGGCCGCCGGCGCCGACATCGTGCATTTCGATGTCATGGACAACCACTATGTGCCGAACCTGACCATCGGCCCGATGGTCTGCGCTGCGCTGCGCAAGTACGGGATCACCGCGCCGATCGATGCACACCTGATGGTCACTCCGGTGGACCGCATCATCGGTGACTTCATCGAAGCGGGCGCCACCTACATCACCTTCCACCCCGAAGCCACGCTGCATGTGGACCGTTCCCTGCAGATGATCCGCGAAGGCGGTTGCAAGGCCGGCCTGGTGTTCAACCCGGCAACTCCGCTGGACGTGCTCAAGTACGTGATGGACAAGGTCGACATGGTGCTGCTGATGAGTGTCAACCCGGGCTTTGGCGGGCAGAAGTTCATTCCGGGCACCCTCGACAAGCTGCGTGAGGCTCGTGCCTTGATCGATGCCTCCGGGCGGGATATCCGCCTGGAAATCGACGGTGGGGTGAACGTGGGCAACATCCGCGAAATCGCTGCCGCAGGCGCCGATACCTTTGTGGCAGGCTCGGCGATCTTCAATGCGCCGAACTATCAGGAAGTCATCGAGAAAATGCGTGCCGAACTGGCGTTGGCGCGACCATGA